A single genomic interval of Ruminococcus sp. NK3A76 harbors:
- the secG gene encoding preprotein translocase subunit SecG — protein MWEIIGGILLILCSIIIVAVVMGQETKDQGLTSAIGGGYNESFYGKNMARTKDAKLSKLTRNCAILMVIITIAMNIASQVVK, from the coding sequence ATGTGGGAAATAATCGGCGGAATATTGCTCATTCTTTGCAGCATTATCATAGTTGCTGTTGTTATGGGTCAGGAAACTAAGGATCAGGGCCTTACTTCAGCTATCGGCGGCGGCTACAACGAGTCATTCTATGGCAAGAACATGGCACGCACCAAGGATGCAAAGCTCTCAAAGCTCACAAGGAACTGTGCAATACTTATGGTAATAATCACTATTGCTATGAACATAGCATCACAGGTAGTGAAATAA
- a CDS encoding M14 family metallopeptidase produces MKKKILFSLRSPYREQLDVVGYSFGHGEKSLAIVGAMRGNEVQQMYVCSRMVQELKKLESEGRIADDKSILVVPCVNYYSMNIGKRFWAMDNTDINRMFPGFDQGETTQRIADGVFQKLQGYEYGIQLASFYQPGNFLPHVKIMDTGFTDPDIMKDFGLEFGIIRKPRPYDTTTLNYNWQVWETKAFSVYANATDEIDEHGAEEAVNAILRFMNNRGIVSVKTPPGYITDILDESVTRQVRSEHAGVFFSMTEIGRRVERGDLLGRITDPFDGELVSEIRSPVSGTVYFEYHSPLINGKTVCFKIIT; encoded by the coding sequence TTGAAAAAGAAGATACTCTTTTCACTTCGCTCGCCCTACCGTGAACAGCTTGATGTCGTAGGCTACAGCTTCGGGCATGGTGAAAAATCGCTTGCAATAGTCGGCGCTATGCGTGGCAATGAGGTGCAGCAGATGTACGTCTGCTCACGCATGGTGCAGGAACTCAAAAAGCTCGAAAGTGAAGGCAGGATAGCTGATGACAAGTCGATACTTGTCGTACCCTGCGTGAACTATTATTCAATGAACATCGGCAAGCGCTTCTGGGCAATGGATAATACCGATATAAACCGTATGTTCCCGGGCTTTGACCAGGGCGAGACGACACAGCGTATTGCTGACGGAGTCTTCCAAAAATTGCAGGGCTATGAATATGGGATACAGCTTGCGAGCTTTTATCAGCCAGGCAATTTCCTGCCGCACGTCAAGATAATGGACACAGGCTTTACCGACCCTGATATCATGAAAGATTTCGGTCTTGAATTCGGTATCATACGCAAACCCCGTCCTTACGATACTACAACGCTAAACTATAACTGGCAGGTGTGGGAGACAAAGGCTTTCTCGGTCTATGCAAATGCCACTGACGAGATAGACGAGCACGGTGCAGAGGAAGCGGTCAATGCTATTCTTCGCTTTATGAATAACCGTGGTATAGTAAGTGTTAAAACACCGCCCGGCTATATCACAGACATTCTTGATGAGAGCGTTACAAGACAGGTGCGCTCAGAGCACGCAGGGGTGTTTTTCAGTATGACTGAGATAGGCAGGCGTGTCGAGCGTGGTGATCTCCTTGGCAGGATAACAGATCCCTTTGACGGCGAGCTTGTTAGTGAGATACGATCACCAGTTTCAGGAACGGTGTACTTTGAATACCACAGCCCGCTTATCAATGGTAAGACGGTTTGCTTTAAGATAATCACCTGA
- a CDS encoding AzlC family ABC transporter permease: MKLNFRKGMYDGIPIALGYLSVSFGFGLLAAQYGLSVFASGMISLTNVTSAGQAAGIEVIAASGTILEMILVQITINIRYSLMALTLSQRLDKSFSPIHRLIASYGITDEIFAVCASQKEKLKPSYMYGMISVAVLGWTSGTVLGAAAGDLLPLSVTSAMGILLYGMFIAIIIPPARKSLSVAITVIAAAAFSILFRYLFTQVSRGFAIILSAIAASVISALIFPVKDEEEDE, from the coding sequence ATGAAACTTAATTTCAGAAAAGGAATGTATGACGGCATACCTATTGCGCTCGGGTATCTTTCGGTATCGTTCGGGTTCGGGCTTCTGGCTGCACAGTACGGGCTGTCGGTGTTTGCATCGGGCATGATCTCGCTTACTAACGTCACATCTGCCGGGCAGGCCGCAGGCATCGAGGTCATCGCTGCATCAGGCACCATACTTGAAATGATACTCGTTCAGATAACGATAAATATACGCTATTCGCTGATGGCGCTTACGCTGTCACAACGGCTCGACAAGAGCTTTTCCCCGATACACAGGCTGATAGCATCATACGGTATCACTGATGAGATATTCGCTGTGTGTGCTTCACAGAAAGAAAAGCTGAAGCCCTCGTATATGTACGGCATGATATCAGTAGCCGTTCTCGGCTGGACGAGCGGAACAGTGCTCGGTGCAGCGGCAGGCGACCTGCTGCCTTTGTCGGTGACTTCCGCTATGGGTATACTGCTGTATGGAATGTTCATAGCGATCATCATACCGCCTGCACGCAAGAGCCTCAGCGTGGCGATTACTGTTATTGCAGCAGCAGCATTCAGCATACTGTTCAGATATCTGTTCACACAGGTATCAAGGGGCTTTGCCATTATACTAAGCGCCATTGCCGCTTCGGTGATATCGGCACTAATCTTCCCTGTCAAGGATGAGGAGGAAGATGAATGA
- a CDS encoding AzlD domain-containing protein gives MMIAVYIAVMAITTYLIRMIPFTFFTRKIKSRFVRSFLHYIPYAVLSAMTIPAIFYCTSSMAAAVAGTAVAVLLAFFDLPLIVVALSSSAAVFIAGLFIK, from the coding sequence ATGATGATAGCTGTATACATAGCCGTAATGGCAATAACCACATATCTTATCAGAATGATACCTTTCACATTCTTCACCAGGAAGATAAAGTCACGCTTTGTGAGGAGCTTTCTGCACTATATCCCCTATGCTGTACTGAGTGCTATGACAATACCTGCCATTTTCTACTGCACTTCAAGTATGGCAGCTGCGGTGGCAGGCACAGCAGTTGCAGTTTTGCTTGCGTTTTTTGATCTGCCGCTGATAGTCGTTGCTCTGTCTTCTTCCGCTGCTGTATTTATAGCAGGGCTGTTTATAAAATGA
- a CDS encoding carbohydrate-binding domain-containing protein, with amino-acid sequence MNKPIITRITAAAIAVVTASLSLAGCSDKSSSTTASDGTSYTNAQYTSALEIKDMFKKRELALQADTSSATAIELISGKNITISEEGVYTINGSAENCTVIVNAGKDAKVQLVLDSVSITNSSSPAILVSSADKCYVTTTDSENTLKVKGSFEETEGLKTDAVIYSKDDIAFNGVGTLNIESTDNGVTAKDDLRITGGKYSISTTSQAFDANDSIAVCGGEFSINANDAFHCENSDDDKKGYIYISGGTFDITAQDDAFQACSVIEIDDCELTAKCHEGIEATYIQLNGGKINIDATDDGLNGTTASKSYSTLIEINGGELTLVIGSGDTDGIDSNGDIVVNGGYINISCQSAFDYDGKAEYNGGTIIINGEQTDSIPEPKQKGGNSK; translated from the coding sequence TTGAATAAACCTATAATAACAAGAATAACAGCCGCAGCAATAGCCGTGGTAACTGCATCATTAAGCCTTGCAGGGTGCTCTGACAAGTCATCGAGCACAACGGCATCTGATGGCACATCATACACAAATGCCCAGTACACCTCAGCTCTTGAGATAAAGGATATGTTCAAAAAGCGTGAGCTTGCACTGCAAGCCGACACATCGTCAGCCACGGCTATCGAACTTATAAGCGGAAAGAACATAACGATTTCCGAAGAAGGTGTATATACTATAAACGGCTCAGCTGAAAACTGCACGGTGATAGTTAACGCCGGAAAAGATGCAAAAGTGCAGCTTGTGCTTGATTCGGTAAGCATAACCAACAGCAGCTCCCCTGCTATTCTTGTTTCATCAGCTGACAAGTGCTATGTGACAACTACCGACAGTGAGAACACGCTCAAAGTCAAAGGTTCATTTGAAGAAACAGAGGGGCTCAAAACAGATGCTGTCATTTACTCAAAGGACGATATCGCATTTAACGGAGTAGGTACACTGAATATCGAATCGACCGACAACGGCGTTACTGCAAAGGACGACCTCAGGATAACCGGCGGTAAATACAGCATATCAACAACAAGCCAGGCGTTTGATGCAAATGATTCGATAGCTGTTTGCGGCGGCGAGTTTAGTATCAATGCCAACGATGCGTTCCACTGCGAAAACAGTGATGATGACAAAAAGGGATATATTTACATTTCCGGCGGAACATTTGATATAACAGCGCAGGACGATGCATTCCAGGCTTGCTCGGTAATTGAGATAGACGACTGTGAGCTCACAGCAAAGTGTCACGAAGGTATTGAAGCCACATATATCCAGCTTAACGGCGGCAAGATAAACATTGATGCGACAGATGACGGCTTAAACGGTACAACAGCCAGCAAATCATACAGCACCCTGATTGAGATAAACGGCGGTGAGCTAACACTTGTGATAGGCAGCGGCGATACAGACGGTATTGATTCAAACGGAGATATTGTTGTAAACGGCGGTTACATCAACATATCCTGCCAGTCAGCATTTGACTATGACGGCAAGGCTGAATACAACGGCGGAACGATAATAATAAACGGCGAGCAGACAGACAGTATTCCGGAGCCTAAGCAAAAAGGCGGCAATAGCAAATAA
- a CDS encoding HAD hydrolase family protein: MNNFRLPVRHDSDTLYVSGIDSVLIPDDDSAITYSKVELNRLIEAGVRFTISTVHTPAVVMSIMKGVDLRLPLIVMDGAAMYDIKEKEYIEAEFLPSQISDEAESIIAEQGLHCFVNVMYDSTLLIFYGDFNNDAERELFSSYKHSPYRKYIHSACRRFDEYERILYMTVLETADNIHALEKELDARLGNSVRITVSDSGYEGYLYLKVFSPLASKQHMLKKLKACCHIRQHQGRI, translated from the coding sequence GTGAATAACTTCCGTCTGCCAGTCCGTCACGACAGCGACACGCTTTATGTCAGCGGAATAGACAGTGTGCTTATACCTGATGATGATTCGGCTATTACATACAGCAAGGTCGAGCTCAACCGTCTTATCGAGGCAGGGGTGAGGTTTACCATATCGACCGTACATACTCCTGCGGTGGTCATGTCGATTATGAAAGGCGTTGACCTGCGCCTGCCGCTTATAGTTATGGACGGGGCTGCAATGTATGATATAAAGGAAAAAGAATACATCGAAGCTGAATTTCTTCCGTCGCAGATAAGCGACGAGGCTGAGAGCATTATAGCAGAGCAGGGGCTTCATTGCTTTGTGAATGTGATGTATGATTCAACGCTGCTGATATTCTACGGTGACTTCAATAACGATGCCGAGCGTGAGCTTTTTTCGTCCTACAAGCACTCGCCGTACAGAAAATATATCCACTCAGCGTGCAGGCGTTTTGATGAGTACGAGAGGATACTTTACATGACAGTTCTTGAAACAGCTGACAATATCCATGCCCTCGAAAAAGAGCTTGATGCCCGATTGGGCAACAGTGTGCGTATCACAGTATCAGATTCGGGGTATGAGGGATATCTGTATCTTAAAGTGTTTTCACCCCTTGCATCAAAGCAGCATATGCTAAAAAAACTCAAAGCGTGTTGTCACATTCGGCAGCATCAAGGGAGAATATGA
- a CDS encoding FUSC family protein, whose product MTAKALPPIGGRIIKSSVSVALCMVIYLVRTKLPVGNGIPFYSALAALWCLQPYHDTARINAGQRTAGTVVGALFGLWFLVILRAAGIYKPAAVYLIASAVVIPVIYLTVLLKKQNAAFFSCVVFLSIALTHSFDDDPYTFVLNRVLDTFIDIGVGLL is encoded by the coding sequence ATGACTGCTAAAGCGCTGCCGCCAATAGGCGGACGTATAATCAAATCATCAGTCTCAGTGGCACTTTGTATGGTGATATATCTTGTGCGCACAAAGCTGCCTGTTGGCAACGGGATTCCATTTTACAGCGCACTTGCTGCACTGTGGTGTTTGCAGCCGTACCATGATACTGCAAGGATAAATGCCGGCCAACGTACAGCAGGCACTGTCGTCGGGGCTCTGTTTGGGCTGTGGTTTTTAGTGATACTTCGTGCAGCCGGGATATATAAACCGGCTGCGGTGTATCTTATTGCATCGGCTGTTGTGATACCTGTGATATACCTGACAGTTCTGCTCAAAAAGCAGAACGCAGCATTCTTTTCCTGCGTGGTGTTTTTAAGTATAGCGCTGACCCATTCTTTTGATGATGACCCATATACTTTTGTGCTCAACCGTGTGCTTGATACATTCATAGACATTGGTGTCGGCTTGCTGTGA
- a CDS encoding guanosine polyphosphate pyrophosphohydrolase, producing MVSLNDYLFSGDTVLKILHQYSADLKKSAIDTHNSVDLAHSNFLIQITELLEHNDFLTSQSQRIKDFYKYMTQEYPFLAFTFKGRIKSLIRAEEKFNGYILDYIYGYYKEHGEFPSEAKIKSNLICFRDLIAYRIVISLPECHVTEIEKKSDTEQRYLYEIANTLPAFLEERGFTAELSGFGEDQYSGLLKEAVRPYYRDYVTYPRSSGYQSLHISFYDNLARCYTELQLRTKDMDDFAEIGDANHFGYERSQEESRAKRDIIPEGECICFDEAYERLTKLQKLELADINVNMFKALNNQLINDGCGLFRGRQILPFEHLSRFQNDLID from the coding sequence ATGGTGTCACTTAACGATTATCTGTTTTCAGGCGATACGGTGCTTAAGATCCTGCACCAGTATTCGGCAGATCTGAAAAAGTCGGCGATAGATACTCATAACTCTGTAGATCTTGCGCACAGCAACTTTCTGATACAGATAACCGAACTGCTTGAGCATAACGACTTCCTTACCTCGCAGTCGCAGAGGATAAAGGATTTTTATAAGTACATGACGCAGGAATATCCCTTTCTTGCCTTTACATTCAAGGGGCGTATAAAGTCGCTTATCAGGGCGGAGGAGAAGTTCAACGGATATATCTTAGATTATATCTACGGATATTACAAGGAACACGGTGAGTTCCCGTCGGAGGCAAAGATCAAGAGTAATCTTATCTGCTTTCGTGACCTCATAGCATACAGGATAGTTATATCTCTGCCAGAATGTCATGTTACTGAGATCGAGAAAAAGAGCGACACCGAGCAGCGCTATCTCTACGAGATAGCAAACACCTTGCCTGCATTTCTTGAAGAAAGGGGCTTTACGGCAGAGCTGTCCGGCTTTGGCGAAGACCAGTATTCCGGCTTGCTCAAAGAGGCTGTAAGGCCTTACTACCGTGACTATGTGACATATCCACGAAGCTCAGGCTATCAGTCGTTGCATATATCTTTTTATGATAACCTTGCAAGGTGTTATACCGAATTGCAGCTGCGCACAAAGGATATGGATGATTTTGCGGAGATAGGCGATGCAAACCACTTTGGCTATGAAAGGTCGCAGGAGGAGAGCCGTGCAAAGCGTGACATTATCCCTGAGGGTGAATGTATCTGCTTTGATGAAGCATACGAGCGCCTTACTAAACTACAGAAGCTGGAGCTTGCAGATATAAACGTGAATATGTTCAAAGCTCTGAACAACCAGCTTATAAACGACGGCTGCGGACTTTTCCGAGGGCGGCAGATCTTGCCTTTTGAGCATCTTTCTCGTTTCCAGAATGACCTGATAGATTGA
- the rnr gene encoding ribonuclease R, which produces MGKKKHSKKKTGKVTLSDKILAEIKRNGKKAISFKALLKSCRNFKGFDFDAFTKCIDKLKKNGKIEENKLGFVCVDTAKLTPCKIVKLSKTFGFAREDATGEDIFIPGKRLMGAMPGDSVLVKISKHKSGESREGEVMSITEEAFSRFSGEIVNEFGELKIMPDSLSKFALSFDKPAELELHEGDKVTAMITERGKSHKDHRCEILSTFGSSMKASACALAILEVNGIIPVFPAEVIDEARRVSDYRLIEKEAENRLDLRDMPIFTIDGADTKDIDDAISVERDGDGYILGVHIADVSFYVKPRSELDNEAMNRGTSVYYANRVIPMLPKELSNGICSLNPNEDRLAFSCICKLDANAEIKSYKFAKTVIRSRVKGVYSEINDYLDGYKTKETEEKYKEVSGCFEIIKELADKLYNKKKARGVPELETAESKLIINEQDICVGAVSRERGRTEQIIEDFMLIANECAARFGVENELPFVYRIHEPPTEQKLETLKEGLTALNIPFNFGAEITPDKISAILDSVSGKPEAPIINNLVLRSMTKAQYSTEPLGHFGLVLKDYAHFTSPIRRYPDLSIHRIMSDLLEGTPVSEIKTRYNKFAFASAEKSTAAEIKAMTVERDCEDCYKAEFMSEMIGEEFDGVISSVMDFGVFVMLDNTCEGLLPVEELGEGMYVTNSFISLKNMTNGNEYRVGQPIRIKVKNANVNSGRIDFELA; this is translated from the coding sequence ATGGGAAAGAAAAAACATTCAAAGAAAAAGACAGGCAAGGTCACTTTAAGTGACAAGATACTTGCTGAGATAAAAAGAAACGGCAAAAAAGCTATCAGCTTTAAAGCACTTCTTAAATCCTGCCGGAATTTCAAAGGCTTTGATTTTGATGCTTTTACAAAGTGTATAGATAAGCTCAAAAAGAACGGTAAGATAGAGGAAAACAAGCTGGGATTTGTATGTGTTGATACGGCAAAGCTCACTCCCTGTAAGATAGTAAAACTTAGCAAGACGTTTGGCTTTGCAAGAGAAGACGCAACAGGTGAGGATATCTTTATCCCCGGAAAAAGGCTTATGGGTGCTATGCCGGGTGACAGCGTGCTTGTAAAGATAAGCAAGCATAAGTCCGGCGAGAGCCGTGAGGGCGAAGTAATGAGTATTACTGAGGAGGCTTTTTCACGCTTCTCCGGCGAGATAGTCAATGAATTCGGTGAGCTTAAGATAATGCCTGACAGTCTTTCAAAATTTGCTCTCAGCTTTGATAAGCCGGCCGAGCTTGAACTTCATGAGGGCGACAAGGTAACTGCTATGATAACCGAAAGGGGCAAGAGCCATAAGGATCACCGCTGTGAGATACTTTCAACATTCGGCAGCTCTATGAAAGCGAGTGCCTGTGCGCTTGCTATACTCGAGGTCAACGGTATTATCCCTGTTTTTCCGGCAGAGGTCATAGATGAGGCAAGACGTGTGAGTGATTACCGTCTTATTGAGAAAGAAGCAGAAAACAGGCTTGATCTTCGTGATATGCCTATATTCACTATCGACGGAGCAGACACAAAGGATATCGACGATGCAATATCTGTTGAGCGTGACGGTGACGGATATATATTAGGAGTGCATATTGCTGATGTATCCTTCTATGTTAAGCCGAGGAGCGAGCTTGATAACGAGGCAATGAACAGGGGAACGAGCGTTTACTATGCTAACAGAGTTATCCCCATGCTGCCAAAGGAGCTTTCAAACGGCATATGCTCCCTCAACCCGAATGAGGATAGGCTGGCATTTTCTTGTATTTGTAAGCTCGACGCTAATGCCGAGATAAAGAGCTATAAGTTCGCAAAGACAGTTATCCGTTCCAGGGTCAAGGGTGTTTACAGCGAGATCAATGATTATCTTGACGGTTATAAAACAAAAGAGACCGAGGAGAAATACAAGGAAGTATCTGGCTGCTTTGAGATAATCAAAGAGCTTGCCGATAAGCTCTATAATAAGAAGAAGGCAAGGGGAGTTCCTGAGCTTGAAACTGCTGAGAGCAAGCTGATAATCAACGAGCAGGATATCTGCGTGGGTGCTGTTTCAAGAGAACGTGGCAGAACAGAGCAAATAATCGAGGACTTCATGCTGATAGCCAATGAATGTGCTGCACGCTTCGGTGTGGAAAATGAGCTGCCATTCGTATACAGGATTCATGAGCCGCCTACAGAGCAGAAGCTCGAAACCCTTAAAGAGGGGCTGACAGCGCTCAATATCCCGTTCAATTTCGGTGCTGAGATAACACCCGATAAGATAAGTGCTATACTCGACAGCGTAAGCGGCAAGCCTGAAGCACCTATAATCAATAATCTTGTGCTCCGCTCGATGACAAAGGCGCAGTATTCTACCGAGCCGCTTGGACATTTCGGGCTTGTGCTTAAGGATTATGCTCATTTTACATCACCTATCAGAAGATATCCTGATCTATCTATACACAGGATAATGTCTGATCTCCTTGAAGGAACGCCTGTCAGCGAGATAAAAACAAGATACAACAAATTCGCATTTGCATCTGCTGAAAAGTCAACAGCCGCTGAAATAAAGGCGATGACCGTCGAGCGTGACTGCGAGGATTGCTACAAGGCTGAATTTATGAGCGAGATGATAGGTGAGGAGTTTGACGGTGTCATATCCTCAGTTATGGATTTTGGCGTGTTTGTTATGCTTGATAATACCTGCGAGGGTCTGCTGCCTGTTGAGGAGCTCGGCGAGGGAATGTATGTCACAAATTCATTCATATCGCTTAAGAACATGACAAACGGAAACGAATACCGTGTCGGTCAGCCTATCAGGATAAAAGTCAAGAATGCAAATGTCAATTCCGGCAGGATAGACTTTGAGCTTGCATAA
- a CDS encoding phenylacetate--CoA ligase: protein MQITQKQLEQVNDRIKALVASNSFYGKKLEEAGITEVNSYEDFLKLPFSEKKDLRDAYPLGLMTAPEEEIVRIHSSSGTTGKPVIIPYTAKDVDDWAIMFKRCYETAGITNMDRIQITPGYGLWTAGIGFQNGAEKLGAMVIPMGPGNTEKQLEMMQSMESTVLCSTSSYALLLAEEIEKRGIKKNIKLKKGVIGSERWSEKMRKRISESLGIELYDIYGLTEIYGPGIGINCEHNTGMHIWDDYLYLEIIDPKTGEPVPDGEMGEIVITTLVKEGAPLIRYRTHDLSRIIPGECPCGRSYPRIDVIMGRTDDMMKIKGVNVFPSQIEEVLGTFKEVNSEYQIRISHLDGKDTMRIYVETTGDNDFNALAQRIAEKVKSVIGFTPIVKIVEVGVLPRSMKKTARVIDERYDN from the coding sequence ATGCAGATAACACAAAAACAGCTTGAACAGGTCAACGACCGTATTAAGGCGCTTGTTGCATCAAACAGCTTTTACGGCAAAAAGCTCGAAGAAGCAGGGATAACTGAGGTCAACAGCTATGAGGATTTCCTTAAGCTGCCTTTCTCGGAAAAGAAGGATCTTCGTGATGCTTACCCCCTCGGACTTATGACTGCGCCTGAGGAGGAGATAGTAAGGATACATTCTTCATCGGGCACAACAGGCAAGCCTGTAATAATACCATACACAGCAAAGGACGTTGACGACTGGGCTATTATGTTCAAGCGCTGCTATGAAACAGCCGGCATAACCAATATGGACAGGATCCAGATAACCCCCGGCTACGGCCTGTGGACTGCCGGTATCGGCTTCCAGAACGGCGCAGAAAAGCTCGGCGCAATGGTTATCCCTATGGGTCCCGGCAATACTGAAAAGCAACTTGAGATGATGCAGAGCATGGAGAGCACTGTTCTCTGCTCAACATCTTCCTATGCACTGCTGCTTGCTGAGGAGATAGAAAAGAGAGGTATCAAGAAGAATATCAAGCTCAAAAAGGGCGTTATCGGTTCTGAGCGCTGGAGTGAAAAGATGAGAAAGCGCATTTCCGAATCACTCGGTATCGAGCTTTATGATATCTACGGTCTTACCGAGATATACGGCCCCGGTATAGGCATCAACTGTGAGCACAACACAGGTATGCACATCTGGGACGACTATCTTTACCTCGAAATAATCGACCCGAAGACCGGTGAGCCAGTGCCTGACGGTGAAATGGGCGAGATAGTAATAACCACACTCGTTAAGGAAGGTGCTCCGCTTATCAGATACCGCACACACGATCTTTCACGCATTATTCCCGGTGAATGCCCCTGCGGCAGAAGCTACCCGAGAATAGATGTTATCATGGGCAGAACTGATGACATGATGAAGATAAAGGGCGTTAACGTATTCCCGAGCCAGATCGAGGAAGTCCTCGGAACATTCAAAGAAGTAAACAGTGAGTATCAGATTAGGATATCTCACCTTGACGGTAAGGACACAATGCGTATCTATGTTGAGACTACCGGCGATAATGACTTCAATGCTCTTGCACAGCGCATTGCCGAAAAGGTTAAGAGCGTTATAGGCTTTACACCGATTGTCAAGATAGTAGAGGTCGGCGTTCTCCCGAGAAGCATGAAGAAGACTGCAAGAGTAATTGATGAGAGATACGATAATTAA
- a CDS encoding M14 family metallopeptidase, protein MTQTVASIPLAVHESLKIQKRRIQNGSSKKRLSLVTGTHGDELEGQYLAYMVGSYIDEHIDRLDGIIDIYPALNHMGIDSITRGIPMFDLDMNRVFPGSRDGTMADVVCAAIVDDISGSDVCIDVHSSNIFLKEIPQIRMSVPTAPALLPYVKMMNVDFLWIHDAATLLESTLAHTLNSRGTKTLVVEMGVGMRITKEYCTQLFDGVLNLMKQLGMWKGETAPVREPVISEGREVGFVNSDAAGIFVPCANFGDIVKQGDHIGDVVDPLTSKDVENVFAVCDGMIFTLREYPVVYGGSLLARILQLAGGERI, encoded by the coding sequence ATGACACAAACTGTCGCAAGCATACCGCTTGCAGTACATGAAAGCCTTAAGATACAAAAGCGACGCATACAAAACGGCAGCAGCAAAAAGCGCCTGAGCCTTGTAACAGGAACTCATGGCGACGAGCTCGAAGGCCAGTATCTTGCATATATGGTAGGAAGCTACATTGACGAGCATATAGACCGTCTTGACGGCATAATTGATATATACCCGGCGCTCAACCATATGGGTATCGACAGCATAACAAGGGGCATACCTATGTTTGACCTCGATATGAACCGTGTATTCCCAGGGAGCCGTGACGGCACTATGGCCGATGTCGTTTGTGCAGCTATTGTTGACGATATAAGCGGCTCAGACGTGTGTATAGATGTACATTCGAGCAATATATTTTTAAAAGAGATACCACAGATAAGAATGAGTGTGCCGACTGCGCCTGCGCTTTTGCCTTATGTAAAGATGATGAATGTTGATTTCCTTTGGATACACGATGCAGCAACCTTGCTTGAATCGACGCTTGCCCACACTCTTAACAGCAGGGGCACAAAGACCCTCGTTGTGGAAATGGGAGTTGGTATGCGCATTACAAAGGAATACTGCACACAGCTTTTTGACGGAGTTCTTAATCTGATGAAGCAGCTTGGTATGTGGAAAGGCGAGACAGCGCCGGTTCGTGAGCCTGTGATATCCGAGGGGCGTGAGGTCGGCTTTGTAAACTCAGATGCTGCCGGGATATTTGTTCCTTGTGCAAATTTCGGCGATATCGTGAAGCAGGGTGATCATATCGGAGATGTGGTAGACCCGCTGACTTCAAAGGACGTCGAAAATGTGTTTGCTGTATGTGACGGAATGATATTTACGCTGCGTGAATATCCCGTTGTCTACGGCGGCTCGCTGCTTGCGAGGATATTACAGCTGGCAGGAGGTGAGCGTATTTGA
- a CDS encoding indolepyruvate oxidoreductase subunit beta has product MQTNIMLCGVGGQGIVLTSKLIAAAAMEEDIPVMSAETIGMAQKGGSVFSFLRLGEDVSCPMFAPKSADILIAFEPAEAVRMLGYLKEGGKVVVNTHAIMPVTAALKGSDYKGEQMLEYLKSKVEDILLIDGDKACEEIGSPKVLNMVMLGAAIRSGVLPFDVEKIEQTMKNTVKPQFHELNSRALRYAK; this is encoded by the coding sequence ATGCAGACTAATATCATGCTTTGCGGCGTAGGCGGTCAGGGTATCGTGCTTACATCAAAGCTCATTGCAGCTGCTGCAATGGAGGAGGATATCCCTGTTATGAGTGCTGAGACTATCGGCATGGCACAGAAGGGCGGAAGTGTTTTCAGCTTTCTGCGGCTGGGTGAGGACGTAAGTTGCCCTATGTTTGCCCCTAAGAGTGCTGATATACTCATAGCCTTTGAGCCTGCCGAGGCTGTAAGAATGCTTGGCTATTTAAAGGAAGGCGGAAAAGTAGTTGTCAACACACACGCTATAATGCCTGTGACAGCTGCACTTAAAGGCTCTGACTACAAGGGCGAGCAAATGCTTGAATACTTAAAGTCAAAGGTCGAAGATATTCTTCTTATTGACGGCGACAAGGCCTGTGAGGAGATAGGCTCGCCGAAGGTGCTCAACATGGTAATGCTGGGTGCTGCCATAAGAAGCGGTGTGCTGCCCTTTGACGTAGAGAAGATAGAGCAGACTATGAAAAATACCGTTAAACCGCAGTTCCACGAGCTCAATTCAAGAGCATTAAGATACGCAAAGTAA